Sequence from the Deltaproteobacteria bacterium genome:
TGCCAGCGCATCGGCATCATCGTCAGCAGCCGCATGGTGGTGCAGGGCAGTCCGGACGAGCTGGGCAAGGCCATCTTGAACGAGCACCAGTGGAACTTCCTCGTGGAGGTCGGCGGCGACCACGCCATGGAAGAGATGCTGAGCGCCCTGCCCGGCGTGAACCAGTGCGAACAACGGGCCTCCGGATGGTTCATCCGGTGTACCCGCGACGTGCGGCCGGAACTTATGGCGTTGATCCGGGACCAGGGGCTCGACCTGATGCAGCTCCGCTCCGAGGACCCGACGCTCGAAGAGATCTACCTCAAGTACTTCAGGGAGGCGTAGCGATGCTGGTCGTGTATTGGAAAGAGCTCCAGGATCATTTCAGCAGCCTGCGCTTCATGATCCTGCTTGCCCTGATCATTCTACCGGGAATCCTGTCCGTGTACTTCGCCGGACAGGGGCTCCAAGCGTCGCTGCAAAGCGACCCGACCGAACATGTGTTTCTCAGGCTCCTCACCACCGAGTCCATCTTCTTCTCACTCTCCACGTTCCTGGGGTTCTTCGGCCCGCTGGTGGGCATTACCCTCGGATTCGACAGCATCAGCGGCGAATACGGCCGGGGGACCCTCAGCCGGGTGCTCTCGCAGCCCATCTACCGGGACAGCCTCATCAACGGCAAGTTCCTGGCCGGGCTGACCACCCTGGCCATCCTCTGGGTGTCCATCTTCCTGGTGGTGATCGGTCTGGGCACCACCCTCATCGGGTACTTCCCCAATGCCGAAGAGCTGTGGCGCATGCTCTTCTTCGTCATCGTGGGCATCGCCTACACGGGCTTCTGGCTGGCGCTCGCCATGCTGCTCTCGATGCTGCTCCAAAGAACGGTCACCGCGGCGCTGGCATCCATCGCCCTCTGGCTCTTCCTCGGGATTTTCATCGGCGTGCTCGCCGGCTTCGCGGCCGGACTCATCATCCCGAATCCGGCAACGGCCGAGGACGTGACCAAGCGGGCGACGATCGAGACCGTTCTGGGGCGCATGTCGCCGAGCACGCTGTACAGCGAATCGGTGCGCCTGCTGCTCAATCCGGTGGCGCGCACGCTGGTGCCGGTCCTGCCGGAGCAACTCGGCCAACTCGAAGGCCTGATCGTCACGC
This genomic interval carries:
- a CDS encoding ABC transporter permease subunit codes for the protein MLVVYWKELQDHFSSLRFMILLALIILPGILSVYFAGQGLQASLQSDPTEHVFLRLLTTESIFFSLSTFLGFFGPLVGITLGFDSISGEYGRGTLSRVLSQPIYRDSLINGKFLAGLTTLAILWVSIFLVVIGLGTTLIGYFPNAEELWRMLFFVIVGIAYTGFWLALAMLLSMLLQRTVTAALASIALWLFLGIFIGVLAGFAAGLIIPNPATAEDVTKRATIETVLGRMSPSTLYSESVRLLLNPVARTLVPVLPEQLGQLEGLIVTPLSLGQSMRLILPMFFTLLALVAVCFGIAYIKFMRTEIRA